The Planctomycetaceae bacterium genome includes a region encoding these proteins:
- a CDS encoding class I SAM-dependent methyltransferase: protein MGNDNDHIQREAAIQGRRWHSMHGGYFADAAVVAPLVAAISRAAAQHPPAVLADLGGGTGFLLERLAAQGSLDGTAMVNVDLSPRQLEQSRDRRIVQLNRSAAGVTREELYGVRDSEVTEVTHPGGLMLVMRSLLHYFGRDGLEPFLAHLRSQMRSGEVLVQQTACFTEARDAGCLNDLYRLMRTEKWYPTLEELQAALQQCGWSMIDIQPAPPLPLTSADLARRYQLSAADVEMIGRELSGKFGRIVGVFEPAPQGFTAYLHYQIMTCTAAPRAGA, encoded by the coding sequence GTGGGCAACGACAACGATCACATTCAGCGTGAGGCAGCCATCCAGGGCCGGCGGTGGCACTCGATGCACGGCGGCTATTTTGCCGACGCCGCCGTCGTCGCGCCGCTGGTGGCGGCGATCTCCCGGGCCGCAGCGCAACACCCCCCCGCCGTGCTGGCCGACCTCGGCGGCGGCACGGGCTTTCTGCTCGAGCGGCTAGCGGCGCAGGGTTCGCTCGATGGCACCGCGATGGTGAACGTCGACCTCTCGCCGCGGCAGCTCGAACAATCGCGAGATCGCCGCATTGTCCAGCTCAACCGCTCGGCCGCCGGCGTGACGCGCGAAGAACTTTACGGGGTCAGGGATTCCGAAGTCACTGAAGTGACCCACCCGGGCGGGCTGATGCTCGTGATGCGGTCGCTGCTGCATTACTTCGGACGCGACGGCCTGGAGCCTTTCCTGGCGCACCTGCGGTCGCAGATGCGCAGCGGCGAGGTTCTCGTACAGCAGACGGCATGCTTTACCGAGGCCCGCGACGCCGGTTGCCTGAACGATCTTTACCGGCTCATGCGAACGGAGAAGTGGTATCCCACGCTGGAGGAACTGCAAGCCGCCCTGCAGCAATGCGGCTGGTCGATGATCGACATTCAGCCCGCCCCGCCGCTGCCGCTGACCTCGGCCGACCTGGCCCGGCGATACCAGCTCTCAGCCGCCGATGTCGAGATGATCGGCCGCGAGCTATCCGGCAAGTTCGGGCGCATCGTGGGCGTTTTCGAGCCCGCGCCGCAGGGCTTCACGGCATATCTGCACTACCAGATCATGACCTGCACAGCCGCACCGCGTGCCGGCGCGTGA